One Pseudomonas sp. MM213 genomic window, ATCCCCAACGGCTACGGCGTGAATCGCTGTATGCCCCGCGAGCATAAAAAGCGGACCCAGCAGGGTAAACCAAAGGGCGGTACGCCGATCTTCGTGCGCTCTGAACTGGTCAATGAAGCCCGCGTCTACAGCGGCGGCGAATGCTGTTTTGAACTTGAAAATACCTAACGGAATATGGAGGACGCCCAAGGCGAACAGGGTCCATGCGACGATGTTGGACATATCGTTAATGCTCCGTAACGGTAAGGTTGGATAAGAGAAAGGGGCGGATTATTTCTGAAAATAAATCCGTCCCCTTTTGACCTGGCAGTTAATAACCTCGTCTTCATTCGTTGCGAGGTGACGGCGGCAGAAACTCGATGATCAGCGAAGTAACCTGCTGTTGGATCAAATCCCTTGAGCGAGCGCCATTGCCATCACCATCCCGGCAAATGATGCCATCGCCTGGCACTTCCTCTTCGAGCATCGCTTCTGCGCCAGGTTTGCACACTGACAAGAAGCTGAAATGGCTTGCGTCGCTGATTTCTACGTAACGGCTTGACGCCGGAGGCAGGCGTTTGGCCAGGTTGGCAGACTCCAGCTCAGCGGGAAGATCGTGCGACGGTACGCCGGCAGCGATCACCAGCGTTGGTACCGGCAGCGCGGCCAGGCTTTCATCGGTCATGCCCCGTGAAAGGCCCAGGTCCAATGTGACCACAGACGTGACGCGTTCATCGCGCAAATCGGCGGCCAACGCGGTCTTTGATTCTGAGGTGCTGGCGGGATTCATCTTTCCGTAGACGGTGCAACTTGCTAACTGCGGGTGGGCTTTGCAGTCGTGGGCGAAGCGGTCTGGATCGAAACGGGCACCGGCGATTTCCAGGGCGGTCCAGCCGCCGAGTGAATGGCCCACTACTGCAATTCGGTCATTGGCGACCAGGCCGAATTTTTCCGGTTGAGCCGTGACCCCATCAATGGCTCGGCTCACATCAATGGGCCGCTGCCATAACTGCGCTGCTGCTTTTGGGCTACGGTCATGAGTGGTGGAGCCAGGGTGATTGATTGCAGCGACGATGTAACCCCTGTGAGCCAGAGCGCTGGCAAGCCAGATCTGGTTGCTCCAGTTTCCTCTGTACCCGTGGGAGAGCACCAATAATGGATGCTTGCCAGCAGCGGGCGGTGCGTCACGAACGGCAGAAGCCCCGACGAACACCACATCATCGCCAATCAATTGCGTGGCGGCGGAAGTTGCACTCGGGTACCAGACGACCATTTCCAGTGTGCGGTCATTGTGCGCATCCGCCAGTGTGGAAGAGCGGAAGCCGACAGGGTTCTCGGCGGCGAGCGCGACAGTCGTCAGGCAGGTCAATAACAGGGCGCTAAAAGCTATTTTCAATGTCGTTTCTTCCTTGAATGGACAAGTACATGGCAACCGGAGCCCGCCGTCAGGCGCATCCATCGTACGGAGTCGAAGCTCATGGGGTTGCCTGTAAGCACGGACATTAAAGCCCACATTCGAACCGCCGCGCACAACTTTCATCATTAACGCTGTTCGCGGTCTTTAGTGAGAAGGCTGAACGCTAACTTTTGGCCGATTGCCGTCAGTCGATCAGGGTAGAAATCGACCCATAGTTGTCCGGCTGAATCCTCTCACATGCATTCGCGACTAGAATTCCACTGCCGACACTTCTAAAACCAGGCCAGTTTTAAAACCTGTAGCGCCAGGTCTCGAACGTTGTTTCGGTCTATGGGAAACCGCTATGACAGATCCGAAAAACAAAACCGAATCCGATGAGGATCTAGGTCAGATGGTCATAGGGCGAGGGCCCTGCACCTATCTGTTGCTGCTCTTACTTGGATTGATCCTCCTGTTTCCCTTTCTTGAGGAGGGCATATTTGCCCGCACGTTGCTCGGCATTCTGTTTTCAACCGTGCTGCTCGTGGGCGCTTTCGCCACCCGGCAGACACGGTGGGGGTTCATCTTAAAACTGGGCCTGGCGTTGCTTGGGGTTGGCCTGCAATGGGCGGCGTTGTGGGTTGGCAGTATCGCGATTCTTAATCTTGCCGGGATAGCTTATGCGACATCTCTTGCAGTCTCGTTCATCGGAGTGCTTCGCTATATTCTCCAGCGCGGGCCGATTACGGCCGACAAGCTGCATGGCGCGCTTGCGGGTTACATCCTGCTGGCGTTCGTCTGGTCCTTCGTCTATGCCTTGCTCGAGATATCCAGCGCTGGCTCATTCGGCCCAAGCCACCTCGACTTTGGACAGCCCGGCACGTTCTTCAAACTGATCTATTTCAGCCTCACGACGCTCACGACGCTCACGACCACCGGTTACGGTGATGTTCTGCCGTTGACCAACCATGCCCGCTCACTTGTGATGGTCGAAGAATTTTCAGGCGTCTTTTATGTGGGTGTTGTGATAGCGCGGCTTGCCGGTCTGTATCCGTCGAATCAGACGAAGTGACTCTCGATTTGCCGTGGCCGAACCGATGCCGTCAGTCGGGAGGTAATGTTCGCTGTTGATCGCTTTCCACTACGACTTCTTCGACGGGTAGTTGCCACGCAAGCCCCCGGATTTGTTGCCGGTTTTGCCGGGCAGGTTGGGCACCACCGGGCGGGATCTGGGCTGAGGGTTGGAGCGGCTGCGGGGTTGAGGTTGTTTGCTCATTGTTCACCTCCTGAAAACGCCTGGCTACTTGGTGCTCTGCATTGACACTTGGCTAGTGTGCTACGAGTTACCAAAATCCGCAGCACACAAGCGCAGACAAAACGGGCTGCTGACAAGGCGCAGATGCATCGGGTGGGGCCATAAATAAGCGGAACTGGAACTCACATCGTCAATAGCGTCTAAATTTCAGAGAGACAACCCGCCACTCTGAGGGAACGACTCATGCACAGATCACGCTCATTGGTTGCCGCGATTACATGCCTTGCGCTGGTTTGCGGCTCAGCGACCGCATTGGCTGATCCTGGTAATGGAAAGGGCCAGGGAAAAGCGCAAAACAATCAAGTCCATGGCAATCAAGGCGGCAAAGGCAAAAACGCCGGAGGCGGCGATTGGAGTCATGGCCCCAGTATCAATCAGGGAAGCATTCTCGGGATCGTTGGCGAATACAGGGACTACTGGAGTCCCGGCCCTGCGTTGCCACCCGGAATTCAGAAAAACCTCGCACGAGGAAAGCCGCTTCCACCCGGCATTGCGAAAAAGCTGGATGGACGCCTGATTGGCAGGTTGCCGCATTATGATGGATACGAATGGCAGCAAGCAGGCACCGATTTGATACTGGTCGCACTGGCAACCGGGATCATCTATGAAGTCCTCAACGGGGCCTTTGACTGATATTTGAACCCTGCGGTTGCGGTGCTTTTACCAGGTGGTGAGCGCACCGCACTCCGTCCGTCGCAGGAGTTGAACTGTCGCCGGGCAATTGCGTCCTAATGCATGCGATATCAACCACCTTATGGAAGCAATCATGCTTTTAAAAAACAAGAGTTTCGTTGCTGTCATGTCATGCGCCCTCATGCTTGCAGCCGCCCCATTACTCCCTGCTGACCTCTCTGTCATGAACTCCGCCTATGCGAAGGACGGCAACGGAGGCGGTAATGGCGGTGGTGGTGGTAACGGCGGCGGAAACGGTGGTGGTAATGGCGGCGGTAATGGCGGTGGCCACGGCGGCGGCACAGGTGGCGGTCACGGCGGTTCCGATCACGGCAACGCCAACAGCAACGGCCATGGTAATGGACTGAGCAGCGATCATGCCGGAAGGGCTGTTCGCGACCGTGGCGAAAGCGGAAACCACTACGGCAGTGACCGCAATGGTGAGCGCGGTCATGGCACAACGACGTCTGGCATCGCCCATTCCAAAGACACTCGCGGCGTGGCCAAAGCCTCCGCAATCTCGGCCTCGACACCTGGGGATCACAACGCGAAAGGGTTGAGCAAAGCCGGGACGTCGATTTCAAAGAAATCGCACTGATCAGCGTCACTCGCAGCACGCAACCCTGAACAAAACGGGCGCCCGACAAGGCGCCCGTTTTTTTTACTCCGGTGTCAGTGCTATTCGTCCACGCTGATACCCGATCCTCCCAGTTCGTTGGGAACATCTTTCAGCTTGGGCAACCCATCCTTGATGCGCAGCACGCTCTCCTGATAGTGCACGTGAACGCCTGGCGAGTACGCGAGATCCGGAATGATCGCGGCATACACGTCGACGAGCCCCATGCCCGGGTGTTCAGTGAAGAGATGCCCGCCACACGTCTTGCACCACTTGCGGTAACTCTGCGGTGTCTTGTTGTAGGTGCCGATGTTGTCAGCCCCGCGAGTCACCTGCACCGCCTCGGGTTTCCACAGCGTGAAGGCGTTGACCGGTCCTGCTGACCAATGCCGACACGACTCGCAATGGCAATAACCCATCCCGACCGGCTCGCCACTGACCGTGAGCTCGACTGCGCCGCAAAAACAACTGCCCTTGTAAGACCGTTCACTGTTCATTGCATAACTCCCATCAATGGTTTGCCTTCACCCGTCGATATAGCGCACCGCAGTCGCCGGTGTGCGCCGCACCTGCAATTCGAAAATGTCAGGGCGCGCGTAATGCCCGGTGACGTCCAGCGCTCGCCGCGCTGGCGCCACCTGTGCGACGTCGATGTCCGCATACAAAATGCCGGCCTCCCGGTGCAATGGACCGGCGACGATCCGGCCTTGCGGATTGACCACCACCGAGTCGCCGTCGTTGATCCATTCCTGCGGATCGGGAAACAGTTGCGCACGCGCCGGAAAGTCTTCGGGGATGTCGCTGCCGCGCAGTGCGGTGCCACTGCCGAGCACCCAACAGCGTCCTTCGAGTGCAATGTGACGCATCGTGCTGATCCAGCCATCGCCCGTGTCGTACGTGGGGGCGACGTAGATTTCCACTCCTTGAGCATAGAGTGAATAACGTGCCAGCGGCATGTAGTTTTCCCAGCAGATGAGCGCCCCCACGCGACCGACCGGTGTCTCGACCGTACGCAGGCCGCAGGCATCACCAAAGCCATGCACCATTCGCTCGGGATTCGTTGGCATCAGCTTGCGGTGTCGGTTGAGCACTGCGCCGTTCGCGCCGATAACGACTACGCTGTTATAGAGCGTGCCGCCGCCATTGCACCGGTCGCATTCATTGATGCCGCACACGATCGTCACGGCGTGAGCCCTCGCGGCCTCGCACAAAGGGCTAAGGTCACCGTTCGTAATATCAACGGCGTTGGCCAGCAACTGCGTGTGCAACTGGCCCATGACAGCCCCGTCCTTTCCCGCCGCCAACCGCCAGATCCACGACGGGTAACCTGGAATGAACGACTCGGGCAAAACGATCAGCGAAGCTCCCGCCGCCGCAGCTTCGGCGACCGATTGCACGGCCCGGGCGATCGTCGCGCCGCGATCGAGCAGCACGGGAGGGCGCTGAATAATGGCAACCTTGGTCATGGCGTTCACCTTTGGTTCTTGGCTTCGAAGGCTTGAGCGTGCGCGTAGCGAAGTGACGGGGCTAGTTCAGAATCTGAAGCGTTGTAATTGCGGAGCCCAGGCAATGGACGAAAGCTACGGTCAGTTCTGCACGGTCGCACGTGGTGCCGAAGCACTGTGCGAGCGCTGGACACCTTTGGTTGTGCGCGAGTTGTTGTGCGGCAGCAAGCGCTTCAACGAACTGCACCGCGGCGTACCCCGGATGTCCACCAACCTGCTGACACAGCGGCTGCGCCATCTGGAAGAAATCGGCGTCGTGCACCGCACGGCCACGGGCAAAGTCTGGGAGTACAGCCTGACCGAGGCGGGCGAGGAGTTGCGCCCCATCATCATGGCGCTGGGTCATTGGGGCGCACGCTGGATCGGCAGCCGCCTGCGCGATGACGAACTCGACGCGGGCTTGCTGATGTGGGACGTGCGCCGGTTCGTGCGCATCGAAACATTCCCGCCGCGACCGGTGGTCATCCACTTCACGTTCCGCGACGCACGGCCCGGCGAACAAGCGTGGTGGCTCGTGGTTGAAGAGGGGGTAGCCGACCTGTGCCGCGACGACCCTGGCCGCGAACTGACCCTCGTCGTGGACTCCAGCGTGCGCGCATTGACCGAGGTGTGGACGGGCGACCGCACGCCGGGGGACGTTCTTCAGTCGCGAGAGCTGCGTGTGGATGGCGCCGTACAAGACGCGAAAAGCCTGTGGCGCTGGCTTGGCACGAGTGCGTTCGCGGGCACCCGGAGTGCGGCAGTGACCCGGTAATTCGCCTGAGTCTCAGGCGCGTTAACTGTCGGGAGTCATACGATGTTGAACGTACTTTTCATCTGCAGCCAAAACCGCCTGCGCAGCCCCACGGCCGAACGACATTTTGCTGACTGGCCCGGCGTGAAAACCGCGTCGGCGGGCATCAGCAACGATGCGTATGTTCCGGTCAGCCTGGAACTGCTGCAGTGGGCTGATCTGATCGTTGTCATGGAGCCCATTCATCGCAACAAACTGATGGCTCGATTTGGTTCGGAACTGGCGGACAAACGCGTCGTTTGTTTGGACATACCGGATATTTTTCAGTACATGGAGCCGGCGCTGATCAAGCTATTGGATGAGAGGGTTGCGCGGTATTTGCCTTCCTGAAGTGAGCGGCAAAAGACGCGTCGTCAGCCCTGCGATGCATTTTCTGCAATGGACTAGCCTTGAGTAACATCACGCGGGAGTAAAACGCCATGTCCCTCGCTCTCAGAAATCTGTGTGTCCTGGTCTTGGGCGGCTTTTTTTGCATGGCTGCATTCGGTGAAGGAGAAGCGGATACCGATCACCCACCGGCAATACTCCCGCTGGAATCCGAGGCGCTGCCAAAACTCATTGCCTATCCGCCGCTTGCCGAGCCGTTGGCCCGCGGCGTTGTCATCATCCAGTATCGAACAGAGCACGCCAGGATCATGCCGGTGTTTGGCAAGTCAGCGGGTGAAGTTTCACCTCGTCTCAGCCACCTCCACGTGACGGTCGATGACTGGAAAGGTACGTGGGCGCATACCAGTGACGGCCCGATTATCCTGGTTGGACTGACGCCCGGTGCACACAAGGTTCTTCTGGAAGTGGCCGACCCGACGCACAAGATCCTCACCGGTACGACAGTGAGTTTTACCGTTCCCGAGAAGAAATCATCGAACGTCTCCCACATGGACGCTGGTGGCTGAAGCGTTCAGCGGGTGTTTCATCGTCGGGTGTTTTTCGGGGCGGCTTTTCAGCTGCCATCTTCGTAAATCGCTCACTTGAACTGAGCAACCAGCCAATCCTTCAAACGCCCGCACGCAGGATCATCCGCCTTCTTCTCATTAATCATCAAATACTGAACCGCCTCTCTGAGTGTCAGCTCTTCCGTCACCGGCCGAACCAGGCGCCCCTGCTGTACCAGATGCCTCACCAGATGATCCCAGCCCAGGGCGACACCTTGATTGTCCAGCGCCATTTGCACCAGAAGGCTGTAGTCATTGCTGCTGAAATAGTGCGGATTTTCCGAGGCCGGGATCTTCAGGTCATGGGACTGGAAAGCGAACCACACATTCCAGTCGACCTGTTCCGTCAACTGGGAACGGCCATAAGGGTTCAGGTCCAGCAGGACGCTGTTGCGCATGCCCTCCAAAGTCCTCAGTTCTGGATGCGCTTCCAGATAACCAGGCGTGCACACGGGATAGACGACTTCGTGAAACAAGGGGACTCGCAGATAGCCGGGGCGCAGATCACTGGTCTGGGTGATGAAAATGTCCGGAATGATTCCGGGCTCCATCACCAGAAAATGCTGGGTGGTGATGACATTCAGGTCGACATCGGGATTGGCGCTGAAGAAGTCTTTGAGCCTGTGGGATAACCAAAGCGCCGATAGGGCGGGCGAGCAGCAAAGTGTCAGGGTGCGTTTGTCGCTTTTTTCGCGACGGATTCTTTCGGTTGCTTGAAAGATGTTGAGCAGGGACAGCTGCGCAGCATCGAAGAGCGCTGTGCCCGAGGCTGTCAGCCTGACTTCCCTCCCGGTGCGCGTGAACAACTCGGTGCCCAAATAGAGTTCCAGCTCGCGAATCTGACGGCTGATCGCCGCCTGGGTGACACACAATGCCTCGGCGGCCCGGGTGAAGTTCCGATACTTGGCAGCGGCCACGAAGGATCTCATGGCCTTGAAGGACGGCATTGAGAGCAGGGCCTGATCAGGCTGTGAGCTTTTAGCCATAACAAAAACTACCTGTTTTCTCGAAAAAAAAGTCGGTTCTGCCCATCGGGCTCCGGGTCCACACTCTACCGCACGATGGGCTGCGGACCATGGGCCAGGCAAAGATCTGCCCAAGTGGCGTGCAATAGCCCCAGCTTACCCTGTATCGCGCAGCGGAATGGCCGGCGTCACGGTCCATCGAACCGCCAGCGCGAACACCAGACCAAGGAGTCGAAATGCCGTACCGAACAGCAACGGAAGCGTTCATGCAAGGTGTCCGGGCGCTCATTCCATTGAGTCCCGGTGTCGTTCCTTTCGGCCTGCTGACGGGGGTCATGGCGATCAACATGGGCATGTCGCCCGGCACGACCATGGGCATGACGCTGCTGTTCTACTCGGGTTCCGCGCAGATGGTTGCACTGCAACTGCTGCATACGGGGGTTGTGCCGCTGGCAATTGTCGTCACTGCGCTGGTCATCAACTTGCGCTTCATCATGTACAGCGCGTCACTGGCGCCTTACATGCACCATTTGCCCAAGCGCTGGACGTGGCCTTTGTCCTACATGCTTTCTGACCAGTCCTACGCGCTGTGCAGTCTCAAGCTGTCTTCAGGCGAGCTGGGGGCATTCGCACATCACTACTATGCAGGCACCGCCGTGGCCATGTGGCTGTCCTGGCAATTGTCGGTATTGGCGGGCGTCTACCTGGGCGCGAGCATCCCCGAAACCTGGTCGTTGAGCTTTGCCATACCGCTTTCCTTTCTGGCGCTTCTGGTGCCCGGCATACGTAACGCGGCGAGCCTGGGTGCCGCGGTGGTCGGAGGGATACTCGCGGTGTTGGCGATCAACATGCCCTACAACCTCGGGCTGGTCACCGCTTCCATCGGCGGGGTCATGGCGGGACTGTTGATCGAGACGGTTCGCAAGCGCCCATTGAGCGAGGCGCGGATCCATGACGTCGAGAGGGAGACACCATGAATGATTTAGCTTTGTGGGGGATGTTCCTGGCGGTCGGCCTGGGAACCTTCGCCATGCGCCTTTCCTTTGTCGAACTGTATGGCCGGCTGCGCATCCCGGCATTGCTGAGTCGGGCCTTGCTTTACGTACCGGCGAGTGTGCTGGCGGCCCTTGTGCTGCCCGCGGTGGTGTACCCCAACGGGCAGAGTGAGTTCGTGTTGAACAACCCTCAGATACCCGCCGCCATTATCGCGGCCTGGGTCGCCTGGCAGACTCGCAATACAGTCCTGACACTGGCGGTCGGGATGGGAGCGGTGTGGTTATTCAAGTTTATCGGGCTGTAGCGCTCCTGGACGAAACGCAACGCCCAAAGGTTCAGTCAGTTTTCAGGACCATTTTCACGTCGCGTTTTGCCTGGTTGCGCCAGACGCTCACGGTCGCTTTGTAGCCGACGCGCATGCGCGATGAGATATCAGCGACGTCTTGGGCACTGGCGACTTCCTGGCCGCCGATTTCGACAATGACATCCAATGGCTTGATGCCGGCTTTGTCCGCCGCGCTGCCTTTGACCGTGTCGATCACCCAGGCACCCTGTGTCGACGGCAAGCCCACAGCCTTGGCATAAGTAGAATTCACCTCGCCGAGGTTCATGCCTTGCAGGTGGGAGGAGGGCGCAGTGTTTTGCGCCGCCGATGTGCTCACCGGTAACATCGATACGGGTGTACCTCCGGGCCCGACCACCACGGGCAGAGTCTGAAACGCCTGGTAGCGCCAGACCTTGAGGTTGACCGTGGAGCCTATGGGCGCCTTGGCCAACTGCAAACGGAACTCTACGGAGTCAGCGACAGGCTGCTCATTGACCGCCACGATTAAATCATTAGTCAGTATTCCGCCCTGCTGCGCCGGGCTGCCGGCGCCAACGTTGTAGACCACTACGCCGTTGGTCGGCATGGAATACAGCGACGCTTTCTGTGCGTCGACGGTTTCCATGGCGATACCGATTTTGCCCCCCGGGAAATTGGCCGTTTTGCAGCCTTTCTCCTGCCAGGCCGGGCTGGCCGCAACTTTACGGGCCTCCGCAAGCTGTTTGACCAGCGCATTGGTGCTGGTCATATAGCCCGCCGCTTCGATGAGGGACATTTCAATGTACTCGCAGCTACGCGAGCGATAGCGGTCGGGCGTCTCGCGGTCGATGAGGCGCTGCATGTTAGCGTTTTGATCTGCCGCTAATGGAGCCTGCGTCGTACCGGCAGGCACGTCGTCGTATCCTCCCGAAGCTTGCACGGCAGCGCCGTACATATAGTAAAACGGGTCCAGTTGATCAACGATGCAACCGCTCAGTGATGACATCATCGCCGTCACGCCCAAGATTCGTCCCACGTTCTTAAGGCGTGTGTCCATTGTCTGTTCCCCAGAGATTCTTACGGCAAGTGCCAGAAATTCAGCGTTGTCGCGGCAAAGTAAACCAAGCTGATAGCACAGCGCTACCGTGTTTTTTTGACGCCAGGGCTGCGGACGTTCGACATCGGGGCGCGCCTTTTGGCGGGCCTATACTTCAAACGTCAGCACACTCGATGCGACCTACGTCGAGTGATCGTTCACGAGAGGAGAAGATCATGGCGCGTAAATACATCGACTGCCGCGAGTTTCCAAGCGATACCAAATGCTCGGTCGCGCTCTGCGCAGACTCTGAAAACGAACTGCTCGAGGCTGCCGCACAGCATGCGGTCAGTGTTCACAAACACACCGACTCACCGGAACTGCGTGCTCAACTGAAAACGATGTTTCACGACGGCACCCCTCCCGTTGAAGCACCGCGCTCGGTTTAGCAAAAAAGGGACAGGCTACGATTAGATGAGAATTGTCGTCTGTCCCGTTTTTCTATGGGCGCCCTTAAAGGTCCCGGGGATTAAAAGGTACTACCCGGTAACGGGCCGGCGGGGCGGATAAATACTACTGCTTCTGATCTTCCACCTCCTTCCAACTGTCGTCTGGATCAAACCGTTTCATCGACTGCGCCAGTTTGTAACCGTCAGGTCCCAAGTCTTTCTCGAACACTTGGCCTTCATGACTGATCATGAAACTCATCACCCCGGTGTCTTTATATTTCGTCGGCCAGGCGATCAGTGCAAAACCGCGACTCATCTTGTCACCGATAAGGTAGCTGTAGGCGCCACCCGGTGCCGAAGGGCCCTGGCCTTCAAGGATGCGAAAGTGATAACCGTGCCAGTCTTCGTCGGCAATGCGTTGGCCGAACAAGGGGCCCAACGGGCTGATCTGACCGCTGTCGTCGTCCTGCCAATAGAGCCCGTCGTGCTTGCCGGCGGTGCTGAAAAACTTCTGCGCATACTCAAGGGCGCCGTCACCGTCACGGTCCTCTGACGCATAGTCCATCTGGGCGTCGTGGTACGTCAGCGCCGATTGCAACGCGGCCAGTTCGTTGCGGCCAATTCTACGGACACGGATTTCTGCGCTGCCGGCCTTGATGTCAAAGCGCCAACCTTTCTCCACTTTTGTCATGGGGATCGGCAATGTCCAGTGGTCACTGCCCACCGACAGGATCGCCTTGCGGTCGCTGGCTTTTTCAATGGCATGTTGCTCGTGGTATTGCTTGATGAACGCATCCACATCACTGCGTTCCACGCCTTCGCGCGGGATGAAACTGCGCCATTCAGTGCCCAGCAACTCCGTCAGGCGTGCCTGATCGGCGTGTTCCGTACCTAATGCGTCGACGAACGCTTGAGCGGCTTTTTCTGGCGTGGGAAATACCTGCTGTGCCGTGACAACGCACGACCATGCCAAGCCGGCAGCGATCACCAAGGCATGAGCGGGCAGGCCCATGAGCGTATTCATTCGAGGATAGTGTTTCAACGACGGCCCCCCCCCCTTTGACGCGCAGGCGGACTGGATGGCCGACTGACCTGATGGCCAGCTGATCGCGCCGCACTGGGACGTTGCGCGGATGCCTGACTGGCCCGCCCACGATTGACCTGCGCGCTGGTTTGGGACGGTGCGCGCGCTCCGGCGAATGCGTTGTTGCGGGCGCCGCCCTGACTGGCGGCGGGTCGTTGTGGCGCCCGTTGTGGCGCCGTTTGGCGCGTCTGGGCACGCTGATTGGCGTCGGCGCTCTGTCTTCTGGGCTGCTGACTCTCGCGAGTGTTTCGGGCTGTGCCTTGGCCCCTGTCAGCTACCTTCGGTCTGTCTGCGCCTTGGCCCCTGTCAGCCGCCTTCGGTCTGTCTGTACCGGCTTGCTTGCGATTGAGGCCCGCAGTCTGGGCGGCACTCGCTCGATCACGGGCTTCGCGGTTACTGGTCGCAGGTCGCTCGATACCGTGCCTGTCCATGGAGCTTCGGGCTTTTTCACGGGCCTGGGCGCGCTGGGCATTGTCCCCGCGATAGGCATCACGCTGGTTGGCACCATCCAGTTGGCGGCCGTACTGTTGGCGGCTCCTGTTGTCGCGATAGGGCACGCCATCGCGATGAATGGAGTTGTGCTGCCAATTGTTATTGGTGATCTGGTTATTACGGTTGATGTTGTTGTAGCGGTCGATGTCGATGTCGACATCGTTATTGCCCCAGTCACATTCACCCCACAAGGACGCGACGATCGCGACGCCGGTCCCAAATGCCAGC contains:
- a CDS encoding DUF1059 domain-containing protein; amino-acid sequence: MARKYIDCREFPSDTKCSVALCADSENELLEAAAQHAVSVHKHTDSPELRAQLKTMFHDGTPPVEAPRSV
- a CDS encoding DUF2950 domain-containing protein, encoding MGLPAHALVIAAGLAWSCVVTAQQVFPTPEKAAQAFVDALGTEHADQARLTELLGTEWRSFIPREGVERSDVDAFIKQYHEQHAIEKASDRKAILSVGSDHWTLPIPMTKVEKGWRFDIKAGSAEIRVRRIGRNELAALQSALTYHDAQMDYASEDRDGDGALEYAQKFFSTAGKHDGLYWQDDDSGQISPLGPLFGQRIADEDWHGYHFRILEGQGPSAPGGAYSYLIGDKMSRGFALIAWPTKYKDTGVMSFMISHEGQVFEKDLGPDGYKLAQSMKRFDPDDSWKEVEDQKQ
- a CDS encoding DUF3300 domain-containing protein, whose product is MSIPLFFAMSAVLFLSSPALHAQPVEAAASAAEPAPVAAAVKDAVFTEEQLDQMLAPIALYPDPLLAQVLMATTYPGEVTEAVTWSKAHPDAKGDDAVKQVASQPWDPSVQALVAFPQVLATLGQDPVWVQRLGDAFLAQPDDVMEGVQRLRHQAQAAGNLQSNQYQNVTVQAAAPPAPAPAPSAPAPAQLPANNTTIIIEPSDPQVVYVPTYNPTTTYGTWAYPASPPVYYPPPPAYYPGSALMAGLAFGTGVAIVASLWGECDWGNNDVDIDIDRYNNINRNNQITNNNWQHNSIHRDGVPYRDNRSRQQYGRQLDGANQRDAYRGDNAQRAQAREKARSSMDRHGIERPATSNREARDRASAAQTAGLNRKQAGTDRPKAADRGQGADRPKVADRGQGTARNTRESQQPRRQSADANQRAQTRQTAPQRAPQRPAASQGGARNNAFAGARAPSQTSAQVNRGRASQASAQRPSAARSAGHQVSRPSSPPARQRGGGRR
- a CDS encoding PDZ domain-containing protein yields the protein MMSSLSGCIVDQLDPFYYMYGAAVQASGGYDDVPAGTTQAPLAADQNANMQRLIDRETPDRYRSRSCEYIEMSLIEAAGYMTSTNALVKQLAEARKVAASPAWQEKGCKTANFPGGKIGIAMETVDAQKASLYSMPTNGVVVYNVGAGSPAQQGGILTNDLIVAVNEQPVADSVEFRLQLAKAPIGSTVNLKVWRYQAFQTLPVVVGPGGTPVSMLPVSTSAAQNTAPSSHLQGMNLGEVNSTYAKAVGLPSTQGAWVIDTVKGSAADKAGIKPLDVIVEIGGQEVASAQDVADISSRMRVGYKATVSVWRNQAKRDVKMVLKTD